The genomic DNA TTGTCCAAGATTCAAGCTCATGAGTCCCGGCACCGGGATTTCGCACTGGTACGTGCAAGCGTTCACTTCTTCAAGCGCAAGTCCGCAAGATTCACGGCCAAACACGAGAGCAATCGTTCCGTCTTTGGGGAGCATTTCAGACAAGTTCTGCACCATCGTATGCTTGATGGAACTTGCAAAAATGCGACGGCTGTAGGCAACAGCGCAAGAGCAATCGCCAATGGCATCTTCGAACTTGTGGACGACCTTTGCGTTATCCAGAATGTCGTGGCTGTTTGCGGCCGTGTGGTAAGATTTGTCCAAGACCTTGTCGCGCTTGGGATAGACAATATAAAGTTCCGGCAATGCATAGCAATGCATGGCACGTGCGACAAAACCCACATTGTGCGGGTGTTCCGGTTCAACAAGTACTACTCTAAATTTACGCATTTTTAGGTTTTAGGTTACAGGTTTTAGGGATTAGGGCTATTTCTACTATAGTTGATAACGGTTTGATTAAAGTGTCATCCTGAGCGAAACGCGTTAAGCGTGGAGTCGAAGGATCTCTATTCTTGCATCAAGTTATTCCATTCAGGATTCATCTGATTTATAAGCATTACCTTTTTTTCTCGTTTCCATCCTTTTAATTGTTTTTCTCGCCTAATTGCATCCAATACTTCTGTATATCGTTCAAAATAAACAAGTTTATTAATCTTGTATTTAGATGTAAATGCAGCACCAGTCCCTTCAATATGTTCCAACGCACGACGTTCAATATTATTCGTTACACCAATATATAAAGTAGTATTACTTTGATTTGTCATCATGTATGTATAATAATTATTTGGCATATTGCTTATTCGTTTTAGATCCTGCTCCTTCGAACCTAACTCTACTAAGGCAACAAGTTGCCAAGTATCGTATATCGGCTACGAACCTTCGGTTCGGAGTTTACCCTGAGCTTGTCGAATGGGCTCAGGATGACACATTAAAAACAAACCATATATTTTACATTGACCACTGACTATTGACCATTGACTATCCATCTGAAATCTTTTCCGCGGATTTCGTTTTCGATGGTCTCGCCGGGTTGAATTTCGGCACCTTTAAAAATTACAGAATGTTTGACTTTCACGTCGGCAGGCAAAGCAACACCGGGTTCGACAACGGCCTCGTTCGGATCATGCCCAAGTTCCTGCAAACGCGCTTCCACAGCAGCCATGAGACCTTCGGGCGATCCCATATCAATCCACGTGGCATGCAACTGCGACATATCGACAAACGGCGCACGGCCAGCCGCAATTTCCTGTTTCCAGAATTCACGGATATCAAATTCGCCGTCACGGATTCTAGCCAAAGCTTCGTCGCTGTACCACGAGATTCCAGAGAACGTCGCGGGCACGCCTTCCGTAGCACCGAAACGACCGACAACGCCTGCAAGGCGGCCATCCGCCCCCACGCGGAACGTGTTCACTTTGGGAAAATCGACCGCCAGGAGTGCAACATCACAGCGGTTTCGTGCATTCCGCACAAACGCACCCAAGTCAAAATTGCAGTACGCGTCGCCATTCATAATCAAGAGGCCACCGCGATACCCCGTCGCATAAATCCGACGCAACGGGCCTGCCGTTCCGAGGATTTCTGGCGTTTCGACCCAGACTTTTTCGAAGCCAAGACGTTCACCCTCGCTTACAATCTGGTCGGCCAGGTAATGCGCATTTGCGTGTAAGCGGATATCGCCAAGCGACTTTGCCCGCTCCATCTGGATTTCGAGAATGCTCTTGTCATAAACGCGAACCAACGGCTTCGGGATTTCCGACGTCAAAGGTCTCAGCCTTGTGCCAAGCCCAGCCGCTAGAATCAACACGTTCAATTTATCGTCAGCTCGCGTCATAACACAGCCTTAATTAGACCATTGCAGCGCTAAAGGAGGCGTTGCAGATAAGCGTTTCGCCCTGCCAGATTTCGCCAGTGTACTTGTAAATGCCATGGCGAGCCATCACAAGTGTCGCCTTGAGCGTCAAGTCCTGCGGCGGAATCACCGGAGCGCGGAAGCGGCAGTTTTCGACACCCATGAATGCCGGGCGCTTGCCTTCGACATCGGCCTTTTTGGCAATCATCGTCAAGAGCGTTGCGGCCTGAGCCATGGATTCAATCTGAATCACGCCCGGGAGCACCGGATTGTTCGGGAAATGTCCATCAAAGAATTTTTCCTTGCCCGTCACGTGCCAAACAGCAACGATAGACGGCTGGTCACCTTCGGTGATTTC from Fibrobacter sp. UBA4297 includes the following:
- a CDS encoding RNA methyltransferase → MRKFRVVLVEPEHPHNVGFVARAMHCYALPELYIVYPKRDKVLDKSYHTAANSHDILDNAKVVHKFEDAIGDCSCAVAYSRRIFASSIKHTMVQNLSEMLPKDGTIALVFGRESCGLALEEVNACTYQCEIPVPGLMSLNLGQAVSISLYELCRSGALANGEGRAKRTTRGVAETGPATIQQIDGFKKFLDRYLTGQYHDQAWRDSFLNTLLQRLHPTRNELSALFGLLRNLAGKPARLEHAAEKAAKQAAQSAEQDETPKAENSKKSK
- a CDS encoding GIY-YIG nuclease family protein yields the protein MPNNYYTYMMTNQSNTTLYIGVTNNIERRALEHIEGTGAAFTSKYKINKLVYFERYTEVLDAIRREKQLKGWKREKKVMLINQMNPEWNNLMQE
- a CDS encoding sugar phosphate nucleotidyltransferase, with amino-acid sequence MTRADDKLNVLILAAGLGTRLRPLTSEIPKPLVRVYDKSILEIQMERAKSLGDIRLHANAHYLADQIVSEGERLGFEKVWVETPEILGTAGPLRRIYATGYRGGLLIMNGDAYCNFDLGAFVRNARNRCDVALLAVDFPKVNTFRVGADGRLAGVVGRFGATEGVPATFSGISWYSDEALARIRDGEFDIREFWKQEIAAGRAPFVDMSQLHATWIDMGSPEGLMAAVEARLQELGHDPNEAVVEPGVALPADVKVKHSVIFKGAEIQPGETIENEIRGKDFRWIVNGQ
- the fabZ gene encoding 3-hydroxyacyl-ACP dehydratase FabZ, giving the protein MLYNEEQVHALLPQKAPFAFVDEIQEITEGDQPSIVAVWHVTGKEKFFDGHFPNNPVLPGVIQIESMAQAATLLTMIAKKADVEGKRPAFMGVENCRFRAPVIPPQDLTLKATLVMARHGIYKYTGEIWQGETLICNASFSAAMV